The nucleotide window TATGGTAATTGGTTCCCTGGCTGCAAGCCGCTCATCCAGCAAGCAATGGCCAAAATAATGAAGGCCAATCCTGCGTTATATGTACTGCGTGAGCGTATCCGCAAAGCACTTCAGCTGTATTCGTCTGAACCCACAGAACCATACCTCTCCAGTCAGAACTATGGAGAACTGTTTTCCAATCAAATTATTtggtatgtatttatattttaaactgtaataataaaagactaaaaattaatgtaaaaattcaaACAAGTCTATCTAGGCTTAATGTTAATCATCAAGACATCATTTAACAAAAGATGAGAACTTATAAAtgtctttgttattttttttttaggttcgTAGATGACACTAATGTATACCGTGTCACAATACACAAAACTTTCGAGGGTAACTTGACTACGAAACCCATTAATGGAGCAATCTTCATCTTCAATCCACGCACTGGTCAACTCTTCCTCAAGATCATTCACACCAGTGTGTGGGCTGGTCAAAAACGTCTTGGGCAGGTAaaatgagaaatatataaatattatatgtaacatcCTTTATTTTGGATTGTAGTTAGATAATTGATATTACAGAAAGGTTGAATTTAATATCTCTATACTCAGTAATGTTTTGAATTtgttcattgttaataaatttttttattatatatagctcGCGAAATGGAAGACCGCTGAGGAAGTGGCTGCTTTGATTCGTTCATTACCAGTAGAAGAGCAGCCTAAGCAAATTATTGTTACAAGAAAAGGAATGTTGGATCCTCTTGAGGTAATTATTcatccattttttattttctatgagACCAGATTGTTATAGTTACTATGCATACTTGTATCCTGAATTAGAAGAgagagatgttttttttttctaatatattatttcaatgtataaaattaatttactcaataatttattttaggtgCACTTGCTTGATTTCCCGAACATCGTGATTAAGGGCTCAGAACTGCAATTGCCATTCCAAGCTTGTCTCAAAGTGGAGAAGTTTGGAGATCTTATCCTAAAGGCGACTGAACCACAGATGGTACTGTTCAACCTGTATGATGACTGGCTCAAGACTATATCATCTTACACAGTAAGTATTGTGTAATTTGGTTTTATAAAACCTATGGCAAAACCTTCTAAATTActtgaattgttttgttttattgtatataataattattttacacaatCAGAGATGTTAAGAAAGTTCTTATGTTTTTGTGTATCAAATTATCTGGATCCTAAATGTTCATGATCATAGTATAATCTATGTTTAGTAAAACGAATGTTGCTTAACTTTTAGTAATTAGAACTTTTTTCCTAGGCCTTCAGCagattgatattaatattgcgTGCGCTGCACGTTAACACAGAAAGAACTAAGGTTCTCTTAAAGCCAGACAAAACAACACTAACAGAACAACATCATATTTGGCCGACTTTATCTGATGATGACTGGATCAAGGTGGAAGTTCAGCTCAAGGATCTTATCCTAGCCGATTACGGAAAGAAAAACAAGTAAGttctatttattgaaaataatcgtTTTTGTGTGGTGtacattatagatatataagtGTTTTGAGTTGGCCCTAacaattttgttacaaatatttgcaGTACTTTATAATGCAATTAACTTATTTCATTAaagcgaaatatttatttaatatttgttttgttacattCTTCAAACATATACGAAAATGTAATAGTGGGTGTAAATAAATGGTATTATAaaagttcattttaaaattcataaatactgTGCagtactgtaattttttttatgtttttttataacagcGTCAATGTGGCTTCACTAACTCAGTCTGAGATTCGAGATATAATACTCGGAATGGAGATTTCGGCGCCATCAGCCCAGAGACAACAGATAGCTGAGATCGAGAAACAGAGCAAAGAGCAGAGTCAACTTACGGCCACAACCACACGTACCGTCAACAAACATGGTGACGAAATCATCACTTCAACCACAAGCAACTATGAATCACAGACATTCAGGTAATTCAATTGTGTgatcaattttttaattgtgtatctCTGTTAAGTTTTGCCGCTTTTATTAATCGCTACACAAATGTCTCACCACTGACctcataataaataactatattaaaggTTGAGGAGTGATGGcgacataaaataatgtttccaatatatttataataggactctaatatttatatatgaaattgaaatttcatgACATAATTAAAGgaacatatgtttttatttttatatagttcgAAAACTGAATGGCGTGTTCGAGCGATTTCCGCAACTAATCTCCATCTGCGTACGAATCATATCTACGTCAGCTCCGACGATATCAAGGAGAGTGGTTACACATACATACTACCAAAGAATTTGCTCAAGAAGTTCGTCACCATTTCAGATTTGCGAGCACAGGTACAATGCGCCTTGCATtatacatacttaatatttatgctCTTTTAAATCTTCATAATATCAGAAGAAtatgtttatctaattataaaatatttttttctagattGCTTGCTACCTGTACGGTACTTCGCCAGCTGACAATCCCCAAGTGCGCGAAGTGCACTGTGCGGTGCTGCCACCACAGTGGGGAACGCATCAAGCGGTGCATCTCCCGCGACAACTGCCGAAGCACCCCGCGCTTGCACATCTTCAACCCCTCGGTTGGATGCACACTCAGCCCAACGAATTGCCGCAACTGTCGCCTCAGGtaagatttttatatgtatttaagacatgatataaaaattaaagttctaCAACAAAATGTCTTCCGATATAGAATATCGCtcctaaattttaatgttacaatgatcctcaatttttaataaattaaatctttttgtaGGATATAACAACACATGCTAAAGTTATGGCAGAAAACCCGTCATGGGATGGCgaaaaaacaattatcataaCTTGTTCGTTCACTCCTGGGTCCTGTTCACTAACTGCATATAAACTTACGCCGAGTGGATACGAGTGGGGCGCTAAGAATACGGACAGAGGGAACAACCCCAAAGGATACCTGCCTAGCCATTACGAGCGAGTCCAAATGTTACTCTCAGACCGTTTCCTTGGATACTTTATGGTCCCATCACAAGGCAGTTGGAATTACAATTTCATGGGTAAGTAGCAGCATTTCCTTAATTTTATTggattaaaatattcaacataatattatttaaattatcatttacttaaattattatgttttctttGCGTTTAGGTGTTCGACACGATCCAAATATGAAATATGGAGTCCAACTCGGCAATCCACGTGAATTTTATCATGAAGTGCATCGACCGGCTCATTTTATGAACTTTGCGGCAATGGAGGATGCCACCGCTCCAACACTGGCCGCAGATAGAGAAGACCACTTTGCTTAAACAAtagatttacaataattaccttttatttttaaacagtgaCAGATAACAAaatcagtttttatatttaagaaaatggaTGTTAGTTTAGTTTACTGAATATAAGTCCTATTACTGTGTATgaaaactgtaaataaataaaaaaatacatattttgtttgattttaacaatattagaaTATGTTTTGCAAATAAAACATCGGAAGGAAAGTCGACTTAAAGCTTATTCTTTTCTACAAccaatatattagaaattattaattgcatTCAAGATTAAAGTTATCGTTGAATACTCTTAGTAGTCATTAAAACGAGGAACTTAAATTTCTGGTAAACCAAAAGCCAAAAAATAGGATAATTTCCGCATAGATTTATTTAGAGTTATTAGCTAGTAACGGAATATTGTTCTAATCTTGTAAAATCGCTGTTTTTAAGGTTGCCACTGTTGTGGGCACTAGACTTCTCGTATATATACAGCTTTTCTTTAACTGTCCCAAACATGCTCAATGGGATTAGAATTTAGAATCCAGGCTGCGTGCTGGCCAATTCATGGTAATCAACCACTTCGCAATGTGGTCGAACTTATGCAGCGGCGTGGGTTTGGGAATTATCTTGTGTTACAGTAAAATCTTCGCCTATTCGCCATGTAAGGTACCACGTGTGTTTCTAAAACCTTTATTATTTAGCGTCGTTCCGTCAAACCACATCTTGTCCTCTTTTACCGTTTTGACGGACCACGTCGATGAACATAAGTGCTGTTCGCCCAATCATCAAAATGCCACCAACCATACACGAACCGCCTCCAAATCTTAAACGAGCTTGTCGTGAGCTGCAGATAGCTTTGGACCATTTGTTGGTTTAAAAGTTGTGATTGCCGCTTCCTTAAGCTTCTTTTTTATTGTTCGTGCACGTTTACCTCACGCACTTCATGTAGCTGTTTGATGTTTACTGACGTGAGGAAACTATTTCGTAGCGaagttaaacaataaattgtaCGAGTTCTGCCGGTATCGGTTCTCCTTTTGTACTCGACAAACTTTCGGTATACTTTAGAAaccgtaaatttaaatttctagcaATCGTTCGTTGATCCAAGGCTTCTCGCAGCAATACCACAATTTGAGTAGCTTGATCGGGCgaagtattcatatttatggATACGAAACTTTTGATccgtttaaaatactaataatcaatactattttggttacaaattacaataatttaaatcgcaaatgaaacaaaaaaaaaacaaaaattattaatttagagaTTGATTGGTACggttgagataacaaactcaattaaactTTGAAGACAAATATAGTAGTAGCAATTTCCTTGTCAAtccttaacctagaacaacacaaaccttaagaattaataataaggtaaattaaaaataattgttagtattctaaactatatataataaaatatgaaactcaattggactattcacaacttaattttattacattttatatatttacataatgaatgaatgaataaaatagatttaatacaaacgtcaacaaacatttaacatttattggACGAgggactttaggagggagaatgtcgtaaatgggatgaagCAGTTTAGacattcacacagcgagtgGTAAGGAACTATTATTTTTGCTATGTAGTTAAACTGAAAAGTTtagcttttaaatataactgaCAACCTCTGTTCTCTATTAACCGTTTATGTGCTCTTTGGTATAAATTGAActtgaatattgtttttgtgACTTGTCAAATGAGTAATGACAAATGTCAATTATTATCATTGCTGATTAGAATGTTACAAACaggaaattaacttttaaaataagcgTAGTCATCTTCATCAACAAAaactaactattattttttttgttaatattcttatttgtaaatatggGAGATCGAGACGATTTTGAAGACCAACAGTACCCAGATAACGACGAATTCATCCCGTACGTGACAGCCGGTAACTTAGCTCAGCGAAATGGCGCCAAAATTAGCCTTTGGGGAAAAGTTACAAAAGTTTCGGCCAGCGAAggtttttatgttaaaacagTAGATGACCAGGAATTACTAATAAGATTGAAGAAACCATTGAATGAACCTTTAGAAGGCTGGTACGAAATACATGGAGTATCGCAAGGTAAAAGTGTACTTTGCGAAGAATATGTGCCATTGTCAGGTGAAATCACAAAGAATATTGATATTGAAGGTCACAAAAGCTTGGCTAAGTTGCTATCAGCACTCGACGATCCGTGGAACTTAGGTAACGAAGAATCGGAAGCTATGCTCGGCGTTACACCCATGAAATAACTGGTCTTTAAGttggagtaaaataaatacaataaataaaataatattaaaattgtttattcacttcatttgttattataatacattaagcaagttaattatataaatacagttatatgcaaaaatatctattttaatttcttataagtGGATGTAAAATGCTGcgattcaatgaaaataatatttataaatactcaaTACTTGTGACACAAACTGCTCAGATAATcagttaaataacaatttatttgactcattttatattaatttataaaataatgtgataaaatgattttaaaattatattatgaagagTACAATACTTTCTACCAGCAATGAACCCGAGGATATGCTCTCACACTTCCcaattccttttttttcttttcttgtaACTTCAAACGTTGTTCATGCATTACTGCATTTGACAGAGCTCCTTCTATGCAGGTCACTGGGCGATTCCTGTTATATTTACACATATGTTAATAGTATTTACAGCTTAAATGTTACATAAGCTTaacaatagaatattttgatactatacatttaaaatctgCATTCATTATTACATGCTATCTtctattagttaaatttaatttttatcttctataaacacaaataataattttttaataacaatataagttataaatataatttaaaacctatataaagtaattttgtaagttaaatgtttgtatttaatttactttgtttgTACTAACAATAATTTTCCATTGACTTCTATCTTTGGCTCGCTTTGGCACTTAACACTAAGAGGCCGGTTTTTTCCACCTTTAAGGGCTAATTCTGTGAGATATCTCTTGATGTATTGTTTTAGTTGAATATTTTCCTTTGCCAATTTAGCTCTTTCTGTTTTAAGGCACATTGTCTGAACCTTTACTCTGTTCATTTTCAGCAGGAATTTGTCCATTTTCTTGAATTCCTTACATTGctcctttatttaaaaaatgttgttaattattttcactATTCAATTATATAGAACCAATTATCAAAGTCATTGAAAGTACCAATGAAGTAAGTGTTGCTTTTGAAATCATTAGGTACTTACTTAACATTACTTTACTAAATGTAAGTAGGTAACTTCACATAATAtgctctatactaatattataaatgcgaaagtaattctgtcagtctgttatgctttcacgattaaattattgaaccgattttaatgaaatttggtacgaagctaTCATTAACCCCagcaacggttttttttttattttaaaataaaatttggggATAAGAAGTTATCTGTAAAAGTATATGTACAAATGGGTGTGTAGGTTATTgaaaaaaactttcaaataattataagggGTAGGAATAAGAGATGAAATATAGTGGGACCCCATAAAGTGTTGTCATACTtcgttaagataaatattaataagactaCTACTTAAGCTTTTCAGTACAAAAAACAGCAGGGTTTTTTGGAATTAAGCCCCAGCGGTGGCTAAATAGAAGGGGATttaaagtcaataaaataatttaaatagtggTAAAAAACGTAAGTAAATAAGGTTTCCTTCGTTTTTAAACATATCAATTTGtacaattataagtatttaaatataattatttttacaaatcataATCGACACGGGTCTCTTCTCATAATTCATTTAGGCCATATGTCATACTGGCCTAGTGCTAGTTGGAGATAAGAAATAACTTCTGAAAGTAGGAAGCTTTTGCTGTTTGATCCAATTTTTGTGTTGAAATCCAACAGTCTCCACAGAATGACTCACACTGCTTCCTAATCAATATActcgtacataaaaataatttcctatTTCCCTTGATCACAATATGCGTgaacgactggaccgatttcgttaattctttttttgttgtgtttgtGAGAAGGTTCAGGTGAAGGAGGTGTCAGGAGAAGGTTCTTATGAAAGAAAGAAAATTGCGAGggaaataagaaaatttaagaatattaaccaccatattaaattaattctaactATAGATCCGCtcgtcatttatattatttgatatatatatatatagattgatatatataatttgatatatatatagctgTTCGTTTAGATTCCAATCTCTCTAATCTAATGCAATCAATTACCAAAGCCCTTCGAAAACGTCATTATCAGTTATCACTTACAATCATATCATTGTCTAGTGTTTCGAAGTCAGCGGATGTTATATCGTCTTCTACATCTTCGAGGAATATGTGGTCCTTGTCTGTTTCATATTTGCCGCAAATATCAgccaattgtttaattttttgtaacattGTCTCAAAATTCTCGAGGCGCTGAAAGATTGAAAGTTGataggaattatttattatcgtcATAATTGTACATAAAACTTTTCAGAATTTTGGTTTATCATTGCTATTACAGTATTTTGATGATAATGTTTGACACCACCGATGACATAAAAAAGGATAAGTGCATCCTATTGCCTTCTTatcgttaattataaaacaagagaACTGTAATATGTCATATTGTCAATGCAAAATCTTTTAAAGTGACGAATGTACgacttattattacttatttatatatttatcacataatCAGCATATTCTGATAGGGTGGGAAAAATAAAAAGGCaccaaaaactaaatttaatgaatGTGGCTATAAAGCAAGAGGAAGACGTTTTATTAACACAACAAGTCTAATCAAAGATATTAAGATGTTCATATAGAAAATTAACTACTTTTAGTAACTAGCTAGACATAttcctaataaatatatgtgtagaCTGTGTTTGTGATTACATGGGAACGGAAACTAACTAGAAGGGTAATTGGGGATATGATTAAAGATGAATGATAGATAATGTTAGGCATATATCTTtcagtaaaaagtagtaaaattatctataatataataaattacaatgtcTGTGATAAGATGCTATGTTAGAGTAGGGTCTACGCTGGGAGATTCTGTGGTAATAATCACAATATAGTGTACATAATAACTAAACAAGACTGAAAGATAAGGCAAGCAAAAGTTGAAGCAGAAGATTATTTTACCTTTATAGCCTCTTGACTAGCATCGACTAAAACAGACAGCATCTCGTCTTCTTTAGCCTTAGCTGTCTTTGTTTCCTTTTTCATTAGCCAGTATTTCTTCGCAAGTTCTTCCTTTTTGGTATTCATACGATTTAGCTTACAGCTCATTGTGGTTGTTGTTCTTACCCATTCTTTTTGGAGAGTCGTTAGAATTTcctgttttaattcaaataaatttaaaaatagaatcgttTTTAGAGCGGTAAAAacgatatttgttatttaataatattttaagtacattcGCAGTAATTCAATAGCTAACACCATTACGTTAAATTGCTCGTATGCCAGAAGAATTTTATACTTTAGAACTTACTGTAGCCTGTTGAATTTGTATCTCATTTCTTGCTATATCTCTTTGATAAAAATCGTCCTTCTCTCGCAGTGCGTTGTAGTGACTCATGATGGGATTGTGTTTCTCTAGATAAATGTCGTAGACTTCACGTAGTTTTGACCAGTACATATCTATCTCTAATTGCTTTGGCTTACAAAGCTGACGCATTTCTTCTTCATGCTAAagtgtataaaatatcaatatttttatctataaaatatatataaataagagtGTTCATGATGTTCGTTGTCACGTCTATCACTATCAAAATTGTGTAATCAAACGTGATTTAATACAAGTGAATTCGAGTGAAAACaaaaagtacattaaatatttgcaaGTAGAGCTACGAGGCAAAGTTAGATAAGATACTAACAATGTATCCTATTACACATTGGCGTAATGTCAAGCTTCAAACAAGGTAATTTGGAATTGGTCACAGCTCCTCTTCCCGCAATTAATGTCAAACAAGTTCCGGCACCCATGAATCACGACAGCCGTGACGTATTTGCGTTAATTCAACTTGTACATATCAGGGTTCCTTTGATTGATATCCAAATCTGACAACACCTATATACTCCTCCTTACGTATAAGCTAATCGAATGAATTCAATGATTACTGGATTTCTTCCTCTTACCTCAGCTTAGCAATTTATAtggcttaaaatatttcatatatgatTACATTAGCAATGgagaataaatatattccttaaTGAAATTACTGAAAATATACGTTTTGATCTTGTTTAGACgttgtaaagtaattaattataaataagttaagcTACAAATTACAATACGAGTGTTATATCTTTAAGCTACATTAAATgtgtaaattcaaatttaatattattatttctcattcaatatttataaaatttttttgaCACGTGAGATGAATTTACCGACATTACTAGTTCATTGAAATTCATCACATTGTTTTGCTGACTCTACGAGTTAATAAAGACATTTGAAAAAATTGTACATCGAGTTAGTAGAGCGTATCTTTTTATATGTCCTATATAACCCCTCATAACACGATCCGCGCACGGACTTTACCATTATTATGACTGCAACATGCGGGAAAATGGGTCTTtgcaagaaaaatatttttttatacttcctGTTTATTTCAAACTGCtatgtaagtattataatttcaaattatataagcaatatgtaagttgtttgataaaaaaaacaacattaaaaaaagtaaaattgtaattataataatatacttaacatgatattacttatataaatattatttgaataacagGCACTGAATTGCCGTTCCGAACGTCGTACAAAAGAGGACGAATTTAAAAGAGTTTTCAATAATTGTCTAAAACAACTTGAAAGAAATAGCAGTCACCGTTCTTCAGAAGATTGGAACGATCGAGAGTATAATCAAAGAAATCAATGGGATAGAGGCAACAATAACGACAACAGAGATAACAGGATGGGGAATAGAGACGGAATGGGAGAGAGAGGCAGAAATTGGAATAACAGAGATGGTGAAAATGAAAGATACGATAGAAAGCAACATAGAGAAAATGCGAATGACAACGGTTCTAATAGAATGGATGACAGATATAATCGAACGAGTGGTAGAAATAACTGGGGTAATATAAATGGAGGCGATAGTGAGAATGGTAAAGGCATAAACAGAATGATGAACAATCATGCTAGAAATGAACAAATAAGCGGACGAGATGAGTTTTTGCAGAATGAAGATTTTAGCGGAGTAAGTAGcactaataaattacaattaattagtCTTGGATTCGGAtactaagatttatttttttaatgtatgttgcTTCCTTTGTTGTttgattcaatatatttttaggagATGACAACAATACGACACCAAAATCACTATCCATCACAATCCTCTAGAAGATACAGAAGAGAAAAGCGA belongs to Vanessa tameamea isolate UH-Manoa-2023 chromosome 13, ilVanTame1 primary haplotype, whole genome shotgun sequence and includes:
- the LOC113403460 gene encoding uncharacterized protein LOC113403460, giving the protein MGDRDDFEDQQYPDNDEFIPYVTAGNLAQRNGAKISLWGKVTKVSASEGFYVKTVDDQELLIRLKKPLNEPLEGWYEIHGVSQGKSVLCEEYVPLSGEITKNIDIEGHKSLAKLLSALDDPWNLGNEESEAMLGVTPMK
- the LOC113403454 gene encoding dynein regulatory complex subunit 2 — encoded protein: MPKKGKVNKLARMSDEERARYLQHRADVEEEARRRKRELVARFIKNKLDKEEVYARINTAKINQEWRYILRKIKCKQMASDIQGLITSFNFLLERKNRLLNSLMEAIDDSDEQHRRAFQAHTETLSYFLNIGSQRLDKLQVEYEHQKNDFLENWDKEEIDITDNQDRAEFKLTLITYIQDRDFKSLKKEKEIQSATEKNDSRLEHEEEMRQLCKPKQLEIDMYWSKLREVYDIYLEKHNPIMSHYNALREKDDFYQRDIARNEIQIQQATEILTTLQKEWVRTTTTMSCKLNRMNTKKEELAKKYWLMKKETKTAKAKEDEMLSVLVDASQEAIKRLENFETMLQKIKQLADICGKYETDKDHIFLEDVEDDITSADFETLDNDMIEQCKEFKKMDKFLLKMNRVKVQTMCLKTERAKLAKENIQLKQYIKRYLTELALKGGKNRPLSVKCQSEPKIEVNGKLLNRPVTCIEGALSNAVMHEQRLKLQEKKKKELGSVRAYPRVHCW
- the LOC113403457 gene encoding uncharacterized protein DDB_G0290685 isoform X1, whose product is MTATCGKMGLCKKNIFLYFLFISNCYALNCRSERRTKEDEFKRVFNNCLKQLERNSSHRSSEDWNDREYNQRNQWDRGNNNDNRDNRMGNRDGMGERGRNWNNRDGENERYDRKQHRENANDNGSNRMDDRYNRTSGRNNWGNINGGDSENGKGINRMMNNHARNEQISGRDEFLQNEDFSGEMTTIRHQNHYPSQSSRRYRREKRVEMNSGQRSQYNPHSQKSNSESNHSEKRNSSDNSTKEMERACVLHCFLENLHMTDDSGMPDRYLVTHAFIKDEKNEDLQDFIQESIEECFQILDNENAEDKCEFSKNLLTCLSEKGRANCDNWNEKTGFLFD
- the LOC113403457 gene encoding general odorant-binding protein 71 isoform X2, with the protein product MTATCGKMGLCKKNIFLYFLFISNCYALNCRSERRTKEDEFKRVFNNCLKQLERNSSHRSSEDWNDREYNQRNQWDRGNNNDNRDNRMGNRDGMGERGRNWNNRDGENERYDRKQHRENANDNGSNRMDDRYNRTSGRNNWGNINGGDSENGKGINRMMNNHARNEQISGRDEFLQNEDFSGVSSNQNHYPSQSSRRYRREKRVEMNSGQRSQYNPHSQKSNSESNHSEKRNSSDNSTKEMERACVLHCFLENLHMTDDSGMPDRYLVTHAFIKDEKNEDLQDFIQESIEECFQILDNENAEDKCEFSKNLLTCLSEKGRANCDNWNEKTGFLFD